One Calditrichia bacterium DNA window includes the following coding sequences:
- a CDS encoding insulinase family protein gives MNFRQNAASLIVLAMLMLLGATAVAQDTALKIDYQKYKLDNGLEVILHEDRSDPITAVAILFHVGSNREEVGRTGFAHLFEHMLFQESQHVGQDQFFRKIQGAGGTLNGGTWEDGTIYYEVVPKNALEMVLWLESDRMGFLLPTVTMEAFQNQQNVVQNEKRQRVDNVPYGHTNYVIHKLMYPEQHPYNWQVIGSFEDLQNATIEDIHNFYKNGMG, from the coding sequence ATGAATTTCAGACAAAATGCTGCATCGCTAATTGTTCTGGCGATGCTAATGCTGTTGGGTGCAACGGCCGTTGCACAGGATACAGCATTGAAAATTGATTACCAGAAATACAAGCTGGACAATGGTTTGGAGGTGATTTTACACGAAGATCGCTCCGACCCGATTACCGCTGTGGCAATCCTTTTCCACGTTGGCTCCAACCGCGAAGAAGTGGGACGCACCGGTTTTGCCCACCTGTTTGAACACATGTTATTTCAGGAATCGCAACACGTTGGGCAGGATCAGTTCTTCCGCAAAATTCAGGGTGCCGGTGGTACGCTGAACGGCGGAACATGGGAAGACGGCACCATTTATTACGAAGTAGTGCCCAAAAATGCGCTGGAAATGGTGCTCTGGCTGGAATCTGACCGGATGGGTTTTCTGCTGCCGACGGTAACGATGGAAGCATTTCAAAATCAGCAGAACGTTGTTCAAAACGAAAAACGCCAGCGGGTGGATAACGTGCCATATGGCCACACCAATTATGTGATCCACAAATTGATGTATCCCGAACAGCATCCGTATAACTGGCAGGTGATCGGTTCGTTCGAAGATTTGCAGAACGCAACCATTGAAGACATCCACAATTTTTACAAAAATGGTATGGGCTGA
- a CDS encoding ABC transporter permease — MLKNYLKIALRNLSKQKLYSLINVIGLAVGLACCLLIMLFIRNELNFDKFHENADRIYRVIIRTEESEGIETVVLNPFPLAEALKTDHPEIGDICSILYPGNFLVTHGENKFFEERIMFAKPNVFKVFTFPLLQGDPQTALQEPNTMVLTQQMATKYFGAENPIGKTLRLDNAVDFLITGIVSEAPLQSHIQYDFIASHHSDIQSLLGWDPTYQWGAYIGNYNYVLIPEGTNVTQLSANIAGLMDKYTDDSQLRKREVLLQPMLDIHLKSNFDGEMDGSTPMYLLWLLGGIGLLILGIACINFMNLATARSAGRAKEVGMRKTLGAMRGQLITQFIGEALLLTTLALIIAFGLTELFLPLFEKLAGKEIPFDWLANWDVLGGFLLLSLFTGLVAGAYPAFYLSAFQPVLVLKGLKKIQNKAGGALFLRKILVVLQFSLTIVLIIATMVINGQLRYMQNAELGFKKSAKIVLPIQTDEARKDYQSLKAEVMQYSGITGVTAAFKPPLGGFNFGTSAYPEGRESSKRFNISLYLIDEDYLEQFGLQLVAGRALDGNLPIEERAEILINETTLHKWGIFDPQEALGKMLPIGMNSITGEVVGVVKDFHNQSLQQPISPILFGYWPNHFYRVTVAVQPDKIDESLAHLKKVWAEFMPAFPFEYKFLDDEIAKFYEKEQQAREMMGVFSGLAIFIACLGLFGLAAFTAEQRTKEIGIRKVLGASVGSIISLLSQDFLKLVIVAFLFATPVAWFTMNNWLQDFAYRFNLSLWIFVGAGLLVLLIALFTVSFQSVRAAIANPVKSLRYE, encoded by the coding sequence ATGTTAAAAAATTATCTGAAAATTGCGTTGCGCAATTTGAGCAAACAGAAATTGTATTCGCTGATAAATGTGATCGGGCTGGCGGTGGGGTTGGCGTGCTGCCTGCTGATCATGTTGTTCATTCGCAACGAGCTGAATTTCGACAAATTCCACGAAAATGCAGACCGGATTTACCGTGTGATAATCCGCACCGAAGAAAGCGAAGGCATCGAAACTGTGGTGCTCAACCCGTTTCCGCTGGCTGAGGCGCTAAAAACCGATCACCCGGAAATCGGCGATATTTGCAGCATTTTGTATCCCGGCAATTTTCTGGTAACCCACGGTGAAAACAAGTTTTTCGAAGAACGGATAATGTTTGCTAAGCCCAATGTTTTCAAAGTGTTCACATTCCCCTTGTTACAGGGTGATCCGCAAACTGCGTTGCAGGAACCGAACACAATGGTTTTGACGCAACAGATGGCCACCAAATATTTCGGCGCTGAAAATCCTATCGGAAAAACGCTGCGGCTGGATAATGCGGTCGATTTTTTGATCACCGGCATCGTATCCGAAGCGCCGTTGCAATCGCATATTCAATACGATTTCATCGCTTCGCACCATTCCGATATCCAGTCGCTGCTGGGTTGGGACCCGACCTATCAGTGGGGCGCATATATCGGGAATTACAATTATGTGCTGATTCCCGAAGGCACAAATGTGACGCAGCTTTCCGCGAACATCGCCGGATTGATGGACAAATACACCGACGATTCCCAATTGCGCAAACGCGAAGTTTTGCTGCAGCCAATGCTGGATATTCATTTGAAATCGAATTTCGATGGCGAAATGGATGGCAGCACGCCGATGTATTTGTTGTGGCTGCTCGGCGGCATCGGGTTGTTGATTTTGGGCATCGCCTGCATCAATTTTATGAATCTGGCGACCGCTCGTTCCGCCGGACGCGCCAAAGAAGTGGGGATGCGCAAAACCCTCGGCGCGATGCGCGGACAGCTTATTACGCAATTTATCGGCGAAGCCCTGCTGTTGACAACCCTGGCGTTGATTATCGCGTTCGGGCTGACAGAATTATTTTTACCGCTGTTTGAGAAACTGGCCGGAAAAGAAATTCCGTTCGACTGGTTGGCAAATTGGGATGTGCTCGGCGGATTTTTGCTGCTCAGCCTGTTCACGGGGTTGGTTGCCGGTGCGTATCCGGCGTTTTATTTATCCGCATTTCAGCCGGTGCTGGTGCTGAAAGGGTTGAAAAAAATCCAGAATAAGGCTGGCGGAGCGTTGTTTTTGCGGAAAATTTTGGTGGTGCTGCAATTTTCGCTGACGATCGTGTTGATTATCGCAACGATGGTGATCAACGGGCAACTTCGCTACATGCAAAATGCCGAGCTCGGTTTCAAAAAATCTGCGAAAATTGTATTGCCCATCCAAACCGACGAAGCCCGGAAAGATTACCAATCGCTGAAAGCCGAAGTGATGCAATATTCCGGAATCACCGGCGTTACTGCCGCGTTCAAACCGCCGTTGGGCGGGTTTAATTTTGGCACCAGCGCATACCCCGAAGGGCGGGAATCGTCAAAACGATTTAACATCAGCCTCTATTTGATTGATGAAGATTATCTCGAACAGTTCGGTTTGCAACTGGTTGCCGGACGTGCGCTTGATGGAAATTTACCCATCGAAGAACGCGCAGAAATTCTAATCAACGAAACAACGCTTCACAAATGGGGAATTTTTGATCCGCAGGAAGCGCTTGGTAAAATGTTACCCATCGGGATGAACAGCATTACCGGCGAAGTGGTTGGCGTGGTGAAGGATTTTCACAATCAATCGCTTCAACAGCCGATTTCACCGATTCTTTTTGGCTATTGGCCAAACCATTTTTACCGGGTTACCGTTGCGGTTCAGCCGGATAAAATTGACGAATCGCTGGCGCACCTCAAAAAAGTGTGGGCGGAGTTTATGCCGGCATTTCCATTCGAATACAAATTTCTGGATGATGAAATTGCCAAATTTTATGAAAAAGAACAGCAAGCGCGGGAAATGATGGGCGTATTTTCCGGGCTGGCAATATTTATCGCATGCCTCGGTTTGTTTGGTTTAGCAGCGTTTACCGCAGAGCAGCGCACCAAAGAAATCGGGATTCGCAAGGTGCTTGGGGCTTCGGTTGGAAGTATTATTTCGTTATTGTCGCAGGATTTTCTTAAGCTGGTGATTGTGGCTTTTCTTTTCGCAACGCCGGTCGCATGGTTTACGATGAACAACTGGCTGCAGGATTTTGCATATCGGTTCAATTTGTCGCTGTGGATTTTTGTTGGTGCCGGGCTTTTGGTGTTGCTCATCGCACTGTTCACGGTCAGTTTCCAGTCTGTTCGGGCGGCAATTGCCAATCCGGTAAAATCGTTGCGATACGAATAA